A genomic stretch from Arenicella xantha includes:
- a CDS encoding right-handed parallel beta-helix repeat-containing protein produces the protein MTTIITAFTAGLEAIAATNQDNDFILFAIPPLVANTAASSSKPGADNTGFKMNANVQTINQSVVISEPNAELKDRDINGCVSVAADNVRIRNVRINCAGFYGIKANSGHSNLLIEDVEIFGMQSAGILGSDFTLRRANIHDSGADAIKPGSNVIIEASWLHRLGSKAGSHSDGVQMVSGNNVTIRGNNIDMPHDLSGFTNSQCMIIQTNNGPIDSILIEDNWLNGGGYCVQINDKGTGFGPPTNVQIIGNKFGKDCQFGILRFGGSSPVLRDNIYEFNKAPIGSDFTLCGDEHN, from the coding sequence ATGACCACTATCATAACTGCATTCACGGCAGGCCTTGAGGCCATAGCGGCGACCAATCAGGATAATGACTTTATCCTTTTCGCAATTCCACCGTTAGTCGCAAATACCGCAGCTTCGTCAAGCAAACCCGGCGCTGATAACACGGGCTTTAAGATGAATGCCAACGTGCAAACAATTAATCAGTCAGTCGTCATCAGCGAGCCGAACGCCGAACTGAAAGATCGGGACATCAATGGCTGCGTGTCGGTTGCTGCCGACAATGTGCGCATTCGCAATGTACGAATCAATTGCGCAGGATTTTATGGTATCAAAGCTAACTCCGGACACAGTAACCTGCTGATCGAAGATGTCGAGATATTTGGCATGCAGTCGGCCGGTATACTGGGTTCAGATTTCACTTTACGTCGTGCCAATATTCATGACTCAGGAGCGGATGCGATAAAGCCGGGGTCAAACGTAATCATTGAGGCGTCGTGGTTGCACCGACTGGGCAGTAAAGCGGGGTCTCATTCAGACGGCGTACAAATGGTATCGGGAAACAACGTTACCATTCGAGGCAACAACATTGATATGCCACATGATCTAAGCGGCTTCACTAATAGCCAATGCATGATCATTCAGACTAATAACGGCCCCATAGATTCAATTTTGATCGAAGACAACTGGTTGAACGGCGGCGGCTACTGCGTTCAGATCAACGACAAAGGAACTGGCTTTGGCCCGCCGACCAACGTGCAAATTATTGGCAATAAATTTGGCAAGGATTGTCAATTTGGGATTTTACGATTCGGTGGTAGCTCACCGGTATTGCGCGATAATATTTATGAGTTTAACAAGGCGCCAATTGGATCAGACTTTACACTCTGCGGTGATGAGCACAATTAG
- a CDS encoding diaminopimelate decarboxylase: protein MNQADPLGWWQRPGLEYIDGRLHFAEHDVTRLAKRFGTPSYVYSAARIKANLRRVHGALESAGMSQHTLCYAMKANRFAPLLTMLKLSGLCGIDACSPQEVVHAVSCGFRPEDISFTAGSLSERDVTLLASYDGLSMDCDSLFAIERWGQHRPGSSIGIRINPAVGIGRGDNEKLLYAGDKTSKFGVYREQFNDALALARKYNLRVTKIHFHTGCGYLTEQLPLLDKVLSASQWFIDTAETIERVNIGGGLGVPHVQTDGHLDLNAWATLIAKHYQHQNLHIEVEPGDYIVKDAGLLLLGKTYLETKRQTLFLGTDAGFNICPEPAYYQLPFQPVPLQWNGGSLQAHHVTGNINEALDLWAEDAMLPDMQDQAFLALINAGAYSASMASNHCMRGDFNQFIIL from the coding sequence GTGAACCAAGCTGATCCACTCGGTTGGTGGCAACGTCCGGGTCTTGAGTATATTGATGGGCGACTTCATTTTGCTGAGCATGATGTTACCCGTTTAGCGAAGCGTTTTGGCACGCCGTCTTATGTGTATTCGGCGGCACGAATTAAGGCCAATTTACGCCGAGTACATGGCGCCCTGGAATCAGCAGGCATGAGTCAACATACTCTGTGCTATGCCATGAAAGCGAATCGCTTTGCGCCCTTGTTAACCATGCTTAAGTTAAGTGGTTTATGCGGTATCGATGCGTGTTCGCCGCAAGAGGTCGTGCATGCAGTTAGTTGTGGCTTTAGACCTGAGGATATTTCCTTTACGGCCGGTAGTCTTTCGGAGCGAGATGTCACATTGCTGGCCAGCTATGACGGGCTGAGTATGGATTGTGACTCGCTTTTCGCAATTGAACGTTGGGGGCAGCATAGACCAGGCAGCAGTATTGGAATTCGTATTAACCCTGCGGTCGGAATAGGCCGAGGGGATAACGAGAAGTTGCTTTATGCCGGTGATAAAACCAGTAAGTTTGGAGTGTATCGAGAACAGTTTAACGACGCCTTGGCGCTGGCACGAAAGTACAATCTACGCGTTACTAAAATCCATTTTCATACTGGGTGTGGCTATTTGACTGAGCAGCTCCCTCTGCTGGATAAAGTGCTTAGTGCCAGTCAATGGTTTATCGATACCGCCGAAACCATTGAGCGCGTGAATATAGGCGGTGGCTTAGGCGTACCGCATGTTCAGACCGATGGTCACTTGGACCTAAACGCTTGGGCAACGCTGATTGCAAAACATTATCAGCATCAAAATTTGCATATCGAGGTTGAACCCGGCGATTACATTGTTAAGGACGCTGGACTTCTCCTATTGGGTAAAACCTACCTTGAAACCAAACGTCAGACGTTATTTCTGGGCACGGATGCCGGCTTTAATATCTGCCCTGAGCCTGCATATTATCAGCTACCGTTTCAACCTGTTCCGTTGCAGTGGAATGGTGGTTCGTTACAAGCGCATCATGTCACGGGTAACATCAATGAGGCATTAGACTTATGGGCCGAAGACGCAATGTTGCCAGATATGCAAGATCAAGCCTTTCTAGCGTTGATTAATGCTGGCGCCTACAGCGCGTCGATGGCGTCCAATCATTGTATGCGGGGCGACTTTAACCAATTCATTATTCTGTAG
- a CDS encoding Csu type fimbrial protein, whose translation MKKIKQSRRLNATLSRLYSQPAGRFEMCWYKLFLLFISLSSSVSHACLSVEVTADDLDFGGYNPFDRAPTQSQLSVTVDCLADGLSLGLSLPFQVGLSSALSGATQRKLVSDGYELSYQIYNSPSLATPWGEAGSGSLLAGLFPVSLLDQTQLFTGFALIPAGQDVPAGVYTDSILVTIEF comes from the coding sequence ATGAAAAAAATCAAACAATCGCGCCGCTTGAATGCGACCTTAAGTAGACTTTACAGTCAGCCTGCAGGCCGATTTGAGATGTGCTGGTATAAGCTGTTTTTGCTGTTTATTTCGCTGTCGTCATCAGTCTCACATGCTTGCTTGAGTGTCGAAGTGACCGCTGATGATCTCGACTTTGGAGGCTATAACCCATTTGACCGAGCACCGACTCAGTCTCAATTGTCGGTGACTGTCGATTGTCTTGCCGACGGTCTTTCTTTAGGGCTGTCTTTGCCGTTTCAGGTCGGACTATCCAGTGCGCTTTCGGGAGCAACTCAACGAAAGCTAGTATCAGACGGGTATGAACTATCGTATCAAATTTACAACTCACCGAGTCTTGCAACTCCATGGGGAGAGGCAGGAAGTGGCTCGTTGTTAGCGGGGCTATTTCCGGTAAGCCTGCTAGATCAAACCCAATTATTTACTGGTTTTGCGTTAATTCCAGCAGGACAAGACGTACCTGCCGGTGTCTATACGGATTCGATACTGGTTACGATAGAGTTTTGA
- a CDS encoding fimbria/pilus outer membrane usher protein — MLFSSSAQAASDDAISHTNPRALKAAQKAAQVDILAVEVNGELVSSGSKIIREDDQLWVPLVLLTTRRFVVPTDRKILLRDDYIELTQLPTVSIKIDQKRQLLSLEIDPRAFASRLLSGSRSSYVEPMANVLSMFGNYNITATRSGSLERANALFELGVTLENSTIASQFLMRDVTNDAVNTRLDTAWIKDFPSMRSRFTLGDAISTPASGSSLGSAYRFGGIQWGTRFEIEPGFIRYPVPKLYGEAATQSTVDLFINESLRYRTESASGPFVIDRPPVSNGAGEIQVVVTDLTGREQVFTTPFYVSTNLLSRGTSDYEVNLGALREEYSIQSNRYGTRFAAGRYRRGLSDWFTGDVIGEWSQDHRLIGVAGSAALAQVGVVSVSAMASDAEVGAGTSLSASIERQVQRFGFGVRGRRFSPDFRQLGSADGRNRIESDWTASVRFAPMPNSSASLVYSNREFDDASSSEVVSLAYTQRLGRNTNLTLSGSVIQGREFASVADGLNDFKDYNVNIALSHAFGADYRGSAKVDVKRSVRPDAEQVARSSLSFRRSAPRDLGYGYRLRVDHSDNSDAVRGVATLDVNTRTSLWNFSAVEDEFQSTLTASTQGSFVVAKRNVFLQRPLRTGFALVDLAGYSDVDIYRGNRLATRSNRDGYAIVTDLLPYGANEVSVDPTDLPLSATISTNKSKVVPYFRGGVEIDFGVAREYAALITLLTPDGDPLPIGTRAVERMSGQSYTVAQRGQVYLKGLDKPRRFDLQYRDLSCSINVFLEEFDDEKNQTIAPLECDLK, encoded by the coding sequence GTGTTATTTTCTAGTTCCGCTCAGGCGGCTAGCGATGATGCCATTTCGCATACTAACCCTCGAGCCCTAAAGGCCGCGCAAAAAGCCGCTCAGGTCGATATATTGGCGGTAGAAGTGAATGGCGAACTAGTTAGTAGTGGCAGCAAGATTATCCGAGAGGACGATCAACTCTGGGTGCCACTGGTTTTACTTACCACGCGGCGCTTCGTGGTGCCTACTGATCGTAAAATACTACTGCGCGATGATTATATTGAGCTTACTCAATTACCTACGGTCAGCATAAAAATCGATCAAAAGAGGCAATTGCTGAGTCTTGAAATCGATCCGCGAGCATTCGCCAGCCGGCTCTTGAGTGGGTCTCGTTCAAGTTATGTGGAACCGATGGCGAACGTGCTTTCTATGTTTGGTAACTACAACATAACGGCAACTCGAAGCGGCTCATTAGAGCGAGCGAATGCGCTTTTCGAACTCGGTGTTACGCTTGAAAATTCGACCATAGCTAGCCAGTTTCTAATGCGCGACGTGACCAACGACGCGGTTAATACTCGGTTGGATACTGCATGGATCAAAGACTTTCCAAGTATGCGATCGCGTTTTACTCTCGGTGATGCGATTTCCACACCAGCAAGTGGTAGCAGTCTCGGGTCAGCTTATCGTTTCGGTGGAATCCAGTGGGGTACTCGATTTGAGATTGAGCCTGGTTTTATTCGATACCCAGTTCCAAAACTATATGGTGAAGCGGCAACGCAATCGACAGTGGATTTGTTTATCAATGAATCGCTTCGGTATCGTACGGAATCAGCATCCGGGCCATTTGTTATCGATCGGCCGCCGGTCAGTAATGGCGCTGGAGAAATTCAGGTGGTAGTGACAGATCTAACCGGTCGTGAGCAAGTTTTTACCACTCCATTTTACGTTAGCACCAATTTGCTGTCGCGCGGAACTAGCGACTACGAAGTCAATCTCGGGGCATTGCGTGAAGAGTACTCGATACAAAGTAATCGTTATGGCACACGGTTTGCTGCAGGGCGATATCGTCGCGGCTTAAGTGATTGGTTTACCGGTGATGTGATCGGTGAGTGGTCGCAAGATCATCGTCTGATTGGAGTGGCCGGTTCGGCGGCATTGGCTCAGGTCGGAGTGGTTTCGGTTTCGGCGATGGCAAGTGACGCGGAGGTAGGCGCTGGCACGTCGCTCAGTGCATCAATTGAGCGTCAAGTGCAACGCTTTGGCTTCGGTGTACGTGGTCGTCGATTTAGTCCAGATTTTCGACAATTAGGGAGTGCCGATGGACGCAACCGTATTGAATCTGACTGGACCGCCAGCGTGCGGTTTGCGCCGATGCCAAACAGTTCCGCCTCGCTGGTGTATTCCAATCGTGAATTCGACGATGCATCGAGTTCTGAGGTGGTGTCGCTGGCCTACACTCAGCGTTTAGGACGCAATACTAATCTCACGCTGTCGGGCAGTGTGATTCAAGGTCGGGAGTTTGCCAGTGTTGCGGACGGCTTAAACGACTTTAAAGATTACAATGTAAATATTGCTTTGTCGCATGCTTTTGGAGCCGACTATCGTGGATCGGCAAAGGTTGACGTTAAACGAAGTGTTCGACCTGATGCTGAGCAGGTTGCGCGTAGTTCGCTTAGTTTTCGACGCTCGGCACCACGTGACTTGGGCTACGGCTATCGACTCAGGGTTGACCATTCTGATAACAGTGATGCGGTCCGCGGCGTCGCCACGCTCGATGTAAATACCCGCACTAGTTTGTGGAATTTTAGTGCCGTGGAAGACGAGTTTCAATCCACGTTAACGGCGAGTACGCAGGGATCATTCGTGGTGGCGAAGCGTAATGTGTTTTTACAACGCCCGTTGAGAACTGGGTTTGCACTGGTGGATTTAGCTGGCTACTCGGATGTGGATATTTATCGCGGTAACCGCTTAGCTACGCGGAGTAATCGAGACGGCTATGCAATCGTAACTGACTTGCTGCCGTATGGTGCGAACGAGGTTAGCGTCGACCCCACCGATTTGCCCTTGAGTGCCACAATAAGCACTAATAAATCTAAGGTCGTACCGTACTTCAGAGGCGGCGTAGAAATTGATTTTGGCGTTGCTCGGGAGTACGCCGCGTTGATTACTTTACTCACGCCTGATGGCGACCCTTTGCCAATCGGAACGCGCGCCGTTGAACGCATGAGCGGACAATCGTATACGGTTGCACAACGTGGGCAAGTGTATCTAAAAGGCTTAGATAAACCACGTCGCTTTGATTTGCAATATCGTGATTTAAGCTGCTCCATAAACGTTTTTCTGGAAGAATTTGATGATGAAAAAAATCAAACAATCGCGCCGCTTGAATGCGACCTTAAGTAG
- a CDS encoding fimbrial biogenesis chaperone, translating into MNISIRITRQLLRVSILISALLVSANSVAASLGVLPIRLYLDSEKPISSLTVKNRGDTVALVQSQVMLWTQVNGESVLEPSDDVIVSPPIFEIDPGKDQTVRIGYVAEQPSGSEKTYRLMLSEVPGSQAPKGTGVQVNLRLSLPIFIASDDFKPIVKWSAEQACDGKLRLSADNVGTKHTMITGIKIAATSQADPVHSIARPRYLLAGAATWWDIDSEGLNLPNRFAVVASVLNGTSIEQTVSSSRQVCTQATSE; encoded by the coding sequence ATGAACATTTCTATTCGTATTACGCGCCAGCTGTTAAGGGTTAGTATTCTAATTAGTGCGTTGCTGGTTTCAGCCAATAGTGTTGCCGCGTCGCTGGGCGTACTGCCAATTAGGCTTTACCTTGACAGCGAAAAGCCAATATCTAGCTTGACGGTCAAAAATCGTGGCGACACTGTCGCTTTAGTTCAGTCTCAAGTCATGCTGTGGACTCAGGTTAATGGTGAGTCGGTATTGGAGCCATCGGACGATGTTATTGTTTCGCCGCCGATTTTTGAAATTGATCCGGGTAAAGATCAGACCGTGCGTATTGGTTATGTCGCTGAACAACCAAGTGGTAGTGAAAAAACCTATCGTCTAATGCTGTCTGAAGTACCAGGCTCCCAAGCTCCAAAGGGAACCGGAGTGCAAGTCAATTTACGACTTAGTCTGCCAATCTTTATTGCCTCTGATGACTTTAAGCCGATAGTGAAGTGGAGTGCAGAGCAAGCCTGTGATGGTAAGCTCAGACTCAGCGCTGACAATGTTGGCACCAAACACACAATGATTACCGGCATTAAAATAGCCGCGACCAGCCAGGCTGATCCTGTTCATTCTATCGCGCGACCGAGATATTTACTCGCCGGGGCGGCTACATGGTGGGACATTGATTCTGAAGGGTTGAATCTCCCTAATCGATTTGCCGTGGTGGCAAGCGTGCTCAATGGTACAAGCATTGAACAGACGGTTTCCTCATCAAGACAGGTTTGTACGCAAGCGACATCTGAGTGA
- a CDS encoding Csu type fimbrial protein, giving the protein MKHFSKISATFCASLLLSNAAFSATDSDTFEVRVLVADSCEIVANDLDFGTYDPLDAVPLLSAISTIDVECTLLTPFDVGIDAGQNGTGVADRKMIKDGSTETLDYTLGCVLSLPVASAILTNCATNWGNSPGVLGVGGDTFFGLGLGTLVGPLPIVMSGTIALGQDVPTGTYRDNPVTATVTF; this is encoded by the coding sequence ATGAAACATTTTTCGAAAATTAGCGCGACTTTCTGCGCAAGTCTATTGTTATCAAATGCGGCGTTTAGCGCAACTGACTCAGACACCTTTGAGGTCAGAGTGCTGGTGGCGGATTCCTGTGAGATTGTGGCTAATGATCTCGATTTTGGCACCTATGACCCGCTTGATGCTGTTCCGTTACTGAGTGCTATTTCAACTATCGATGTGGAGTGTACTTTGTTAACGCCTTTCGATGTTGGTATTGACGCTGGGCAAAATGGTACCGGTGTGGCGGATCGTAAAATGATTAAGGATGGTAGTACCGAGACGCTTGATTATACCCTTGGCTGTGTTTTGTCATTGCCGGTGGCGAGCGCGATTCTGACTAATTGTGCGACCAATTGGGGTAATTCACCCGGTGTGCTTGGAGTTGGTGGAGACACCTTTTTCGGGCTAGGGCTAGGTACGTTGGTTGGCCCGTTACCGATTGTTATGAGCGGTACCATAGCATTGGGGCAAGATGTTCCTACCGGAACATATCGAGATAATCCAGTGACTGCAACGGTCACGTTTTAG
- a CDS encoding family 43 glycosylhydrolase, with product MNASLLSLFLPFILSIGLHSENAAAKNPLDFGSNIRTADPSGHVWNDGRMYLYTSHDQECQPDFYMKNWHAFSSNNLVDWTDHGPILSVDDLSWSDNFAWAPDAAYKNGKYYLIFPAGTGYKDRVEPEKSTKWMGIGVAVSDSPTGPFKDAIGKPLWTEPYANDPSLFIDDDGQAYLYFHAQGTDYHVAEMSDDLLSIKGDFIEMDMGGYEPKMEGPWVFKRNGLYYFTMPENNRSLSYYTSESPKGPWTYKGIFMQSEGGNNHHSIVEYHGQWILFYHRWLDINSTCHRKQRHTAAEYLYFNDDGTIQPVERTLEGVGDFPSKISDTSQR from the coding sequence ATGAACGCATCTTTACTTTCTTTATTTCTCCCCTTTATTTTATCTATCGGTTTGCACAGCGAGAACGCTGCGGCTAAAAACCCATTAGATTTCGGCAGTAATATTCGTACCGCCGACCCATCAGGACATGTTTGGAATGATGGACGAATGTATTTATACACATCACATGACCAAGAGTGCCAACCTGATTTTTATATGAAAAATTGGCATGCATTTTCTTCAAATAATTTGGTGGATTGGACTGATCACGGCCCAATTCTGTCGGTAGACGACCTCAGTTGGTCAGATAATTTCGCATGGGCACCAGACGCAGCGTACAAAAATGGCAAGTATTATCTGATTTTTCCAGCCGGCACTGGCTATAAGGACCGAGTTGAACCGGAAAAAAGTACTAAATGGATGGGAATTGGTGTTGCGGTCAGTGACTCACCGACCGGACCGTTTAAAGATGCGATTGGCAAACCATTATGGACCGAACCCTACGCTAACGACCCGAGCTTGTTTATTGATGACGACGGACAAGCCTATTTGTATTTTCATGCGCAAGGCACGGATTACCATGTAGCCGAGATGTCCGACGACCTACTCAGCATCAAAGGTGACTTTATTGAAATGGACATGGGGGGCTATGAACCAAAAATGGAAGGTCCTTGGGTATTCAAACGCAACGGGCTCTACTATTTCACTATGCCTGAAAATAACCGCTCACTTAGTTACTACACCAGCGAATCACCCAAAGGACCTTGGACTTACAAGGGTATTTTTATGCAATCAGAAGGTGGTAATAATCATCACTCAATCGTTGAGTACCACGGGCAGTGGATATTGTTTTATCACCGCTGGCTCGACATCAATTCAACTTGTCACCGCAAACAGCGACACACTGCGGCAGAATATCTCTACTTCAACGATGATGGCACGATTCAACCTGTAGAGCGTACCCTTGAGGGCGTCGGTGATTTTCCGTCAAAAATATCAGACACATCACAGCGCTAA
- a CDS encoding glycoside hydrolase family 43 protein: protein MKLRLALLLIITLGNAFLGPLAVGSQKVGEFHWFEYQGNDSVFSPRLPEGMYQNPILAGFHPDPSICRVGDDYYLVNSSFSYSPGLPIYHSRDLVNWRFVTHALESQRDLNFRRQVTMSRGIFAPTLRFHDGVFYLVSTAIDAGENFLITAKDINGPWSDPVWLPELNGGIDPDIFFDGGRVYIAHNGPPPSTPEYEGHRALWIWEFDLDRNSIKPESKRLLVDGGVDISQQPVWIEGPHLYKVGDWYYLSAAEGGTGDGHSQVVFRAKSLTADFEPYGGNPILTQRDLPADRPNPINATGHADLVETPDGDWWAVFLGVRNYHKVHFSTGRETFLLPIQWRDGWPTILPPNTPVPSRLPLPLGLSQNQGGAEPTTGNFTWRDNFDSPQLAHHWNFLRTSVRHDWYQINKGRPGIRLSALPIRLSDFGQPAFIGRRQQHTNYVAETALSLPVESGYSVGMAAFQSEGFHFYFAVARVDSGYSVFVEQVKNGVISRLKEVALLAAQPGEASTELRLRVEIQGAVASFSYQSSDQVITVLDDADATILSTQLAGGFVGSYIGLHTRIEGE from the coding sequence ATGAAGTTACGCTTGGCCTTGTTGCTAATTATAACCTTGGGTAATGCGTTCCTAGGGCCGCTAGCGGTAGGCTCCCAGAAGGTAGGCGAGTTTCATTGGTTTGAGTATCAAGGCAATGATTCCGTCTTCTCTCCACGCTTGCCGGAAGGTATGTATCAAAACCCAATCCTTGCTGGGTTCCATCCGGATCCGAGTATTTGTCGGGTAGGGGATGATTATTACCTAGTCAACTCATCGTTTTCATACTCGCCTGGATTGCCGATATACCATAGTCGTGACTTAGTTAACTGGCGGTTTGTCACACACGCACTAGAGTCGCAGAGGGATCTCAATTTTCGTCGACAAGTAACAATGTCTCGCGGGATTTTCGCTCCAACATTGCGCTTTCACGATGGTGTGTTTTACCTAGTATCCACTGCAATTGACGCTGGGGAAAACTTTTTGATCACGGCTAAGGACATCAATGGTCCTTGGTCTGACCCAGTATGGCTGCCCGAGCTGAACGGTGGTATTGATCCCGATATCTTTTTTGACGGTGGTCGAGTGTATATCGCGCACAATGGCCCACCGCCGAGCACTCCGGAGTATGAGGGGCATCGTGCACTGTGGATATGGGAATTTGACTTAGATCGCAACTCGATTAAACCAGAGTCAAAGCGACTCTTGGTTGATGGTGGCGTTGATATATCGCAGCAACCGGTTTGGATTGAGGGGCCGCACCTTTATAAAGTAGGTGATTGGTACTACTTGTCCGCGGCTGAAGGCGGCACTGGTGACGGCCACTCTCAAGTTGTGTTTCGTGCTAAGTCTTTGACCGCAGACTTTGAGCCTTATGGTGGAAATCCGATTTTAACTCAACGTGATCTACCGGCTGACCGTCCCAATCCTATAAATGCCACTGGCCACGCCGACTTGGTAGAGACTCCAGATGGCGATTGGTGGGCTGTGTTCCTCGGCGTGCGAAATTACCACAAAGTACATTTTAGTACCGGTCGAGAGACGTTCCTACTTCCGATTCAGTGGCGCGATGGTTGGCCAACCATTTTGCCGCCAAACACGCCGGTGCCGAGTCGTTTGCCGCTGCCGTTAGGTTTGAGTCAGAATCAGGGCGGGGCTGAGCCTACAACTGGAAACTTCACCTGGCGCGACAACTTTGATTCACCTCAGCTCGCACATCATTGGAACTTTTTACGTACCTCGGTTCGACATGATTGGTACCAAATAAATAAGGGGCGGCCGGGCATTCGTTTGTCAGCATTACCAATTCGCTTGAGTGATTTTGGTCAGCCGGCATTTATAGGTAGACGTCAACAGCACACTAATTACGTCGCCGAAACAGCGCTTAGTTTACCTGTTGAATCGGGCTATTCGGTCGGAATGGCGGCATTTCAAAGTGAGGGCTTTCACTTCTATTTCGCTGTCGCGAGAGTTGATAGTGGTTATAGCGTATTTGTTGAGCAAGTCAAAAACGGCGTAATTAGTCGCTTAAAGGAGGTCGCTCTGCTGGCTGCTCAGCCCGGTGAAGCCTCAACTGAACTAAGGTTACGAGTGGAGATCCAAGGCGCGGTCGCGAGCTTTTCTTATCAATCATCGGATCAAGTGATAACTGTTTTGGACGACGCTGATGCGACTATTTTGAGCACACAGCTGGCAGGTGGATTTGTCGGAAGTTACATCGGTCTACACACTCGGATCGAGGGCGAGTAG
- a CDS encoding DUF6915 family protein has protein sequence MNATKHCKISVRRWGGQEDDYRPIHDFIDSTKILCADSRHRVFHTMWAVNLIVVPLFGHTIVNSDGNEVDTKDLCERDHLLVDYANKFIPTLNDFVGAIEIDSAPLKVTIRQQVETLHQRYATNSELSKLLLSPLDITGKFESLLLTHNSWFLNSVATQLFELDRRLTDFDLSPDIAFTHMRFESWMDNGLTFPPSAKKLQTITSRS, from the coding sequence TTGAACGCCACTAAACACTGCAAAATTTCCGTTCGTCGTTGGGGCGGGCAGGAAGACGACTATCGCCCAATCCACGATTTTATCGACAGTACCAAAATCTTATGTGCTGATAGTCGGCACCGCGTGTTTCACACAATGTGGGCGGTCAATCTGATTGTGGTGCCGTTGTTCGGGCATACCATCGTCAATAGTGACGGTAACGAAGTCGACACCAAAGACTTATGTGAACGGGACCACCTGTTGGTCGATTATGCGAATAAATTCATTCCCACATTAAACGACTTTGTTGGCGCCATTGAGATAGACTCGGCGCCATTGAAAGTTACAATTAGGCAGCAGGTAGAAACCCTACACCAGCGCTACGCAACCAACAGTGAGCTAAGCAAACTATTGCTCTCGCCACTAGATATCACCGGCAAATTTGAATCTCTACTACTGACTCATAACAGCTGGTTCTTAAATAGCGTCGCCACACAGTTGTTTGAGCTTGATAGACGACTAACTGATTTCGACCTTTCACCTGACATCGCATTCACACATATGCGATTCGAATCTTGGATGGACAACGGCTTAACGTTTCCGCCCAGCGCTAAAAAACTACAAACTATAACCAGCAGGAGTTAG